Proteins from a genomic interval of Candidatus Babela massiliensis:
- the proS gene encoding proline--tRNA ligase — translation MNNKLPDIKLDFPQWYQEIVYASELADLSPVRGCIVIRPYGYAIWENIRDILDKKIKKTGHQNASFPLLIPESFLKREEKHIEGFAPEVAVVTIAGSKPLEEPLVIRPTSETIIHYMFSKWIKSWRDLPLKINHWANVVRWELRTRPFLRTTEFLWQEGHTAHATYQEAQEEANLMLNEYKDLIENYLAIPVVAAKKPDSERFAGADITLTVESLMQDGKALQMGTSHLLSQNFAKSFEIVFQDKEGKLAYPYLTSWGITTRLIGAIVMVHGDQKGLILPPKISPTQVVIVPIIKNKETSQAVIETANKISQNLKDLDIRVIVDDDNQASPGAKFYRWELKGVPLRIEIGARDIENNSAIIVDRLSSNKESVDLDNIINTIKARLEFIQREMFNRALEKRNRLWFKKAKLSEFVSDLENTGGFYQTGWCKREECENLVKQAKGTIRCVLEDKEFKKCFNCDLDSHNDILVAKSY, via the coding sequence ATGAATAATAAATTGCCGGATATTAAATTAGATTTTCCTCAATGGTACCAAGAAATAGTCTATGCTTCTGAATTAGCAGATCTATCACCAGTAAGAGGATGTATAGTAATCAGGCCTTATGGTTATGCTATTTGGGAAAATATTAGAGATATTTTAGATAAAAAAATTAAAAAAACAGGTCATCAAAATGCTTCATTTCCCTTATTGATACCTGAATCTTTTCTAAAAAGAGAAGAAAAACATATTGAAGGTTTTGCTCCTGAAGTTGCTGTTGTTACTATTGCTGGGTCAAAACCACTTGAAGAACCTTTAGTAATAAGACCTACATCAGAAACTATTATACACTACATGTTCTCTAAATGGATAAAGTCTTGGAGAGATTTACCTTTAAAGATAAATCATTGGGCAAACGTAGTTCGTTGGGAATTGAGAACAAGGCCATTTTTAAGAACAACTGAATTTCTATGGCAAGAAGGCCATACAGCACATGCTACTTATCAAGAAGCTCAAGAAGAAGCTAATTTAATGCTTAATGAGTATAAGGATTTAATAGAAAATTATCTAGCAATACCAGTAGTTGCTGCTAAAAAACCTGATAGTGAACGTTTTGCAGGTGCTGATATTACTTTGACTGTAGAATCATTAATGCAAGATGGAAAAGCTCTTCAAATGGGGACTTCTCACTTACTTTCTCAAAATTTTGCTAAATCATTTGAAATAGTATTTCAGGATAAAGAAGGCAAATTGGCTTATCCATATTTAACCAGTTGGGGTATAACTACTAGACTAATAGGTGCTATTGTTATGGTACATGGAGATCAAAAAGGTCTAATATTACCTCCAAAGATTTCTCCAACTCAAGTTGTTATAGTTCCTATTATTAAAAATAAAGAGACTTCACAAGCAGTAATAGAAACTGCAAATAAAATCTCTCAAAATCTTAAAGATTTAGATATCAGAGTTATAGTTGATGATGATAATCAAGCAAGTCCAGGTGCTAAATTTTATAGATGGGAACTAAAAGGTGTCCCTTTAAGAATTGAAATTGGCGCTCGTGATATTGAGAATAATTCTGCAATAATTGTAGATAGATTATCTTCTAATAAAGAATCAGTAGACCTTGATAATATAATCAATACCATTAAAGCTAGATTAGAGTTTATTCAAAGAGAAATGTTCAATAGAGCACTTGAGAAACGTAATCGTCTTTGGTTTAAAAAAGCTAAACTTTCTGAATTCGTTTCAGATTTGGAAAATACAGGCGGATTTTATCAAACAGGATGGTGTAAACGTGAAGAATGTGAAAATCTAGTAAAACAAGCAAAAGGGACAATAAGATGTGTCCTTGAAGATAAAGAATTTAAAAAATGTTTTAATTGTGACTTAGATAGTCATAATGATATATTAGTTGCTAAATCTTATTAG
- the dcd gene encoding dCTP deaminase, with the protein MSIKCDKWIRQMAIEHKMIEPFVDSQVKQIENSDKNIISYGLSSYGYDIRVSNEFKIFTNVLNAVVDPKNFQDNSFVSVTTDVCIVPPNSFALARSIEHFKIPRDVLTICLGKSTYARCGIIVNVTPFEPEWEGYVTLEISNTTPLPAKIYANEGIAQVLFFQAQEPCQISYADRKGKYMKQTGITLPLV; encoded by the coding sequence ATGAGTATAAAGTGTGACAAATGGATACGCCAAATGGCAATTGAACATAAAATGATAGAGCCATTTGTGGATTCTCAGGTAAAACAAATTGAAAATTCTGACAAAAACATAATTAGTTATGGTTTATCAAGCTATGGATATGATATACGTGTATCAAATGAGTTTAAAATTTTTACTAATGTTTTAAATGCCGTTGTAGATCCAAAGAACTTTCAAGATAACTCTTTTGTCTCAGTGACCACCGATGTTTGCATTGTACCTCCAAATTCTTTTGCTCTTGCGCGCAGTATAGAGCATTTTAAGATACCAAGAGATGTTTTAACTATCTGTTTAGGTAAGTCTACTTATGCTCGTTGTGGTATTATAGTTAATGTTACCCCTTTTGAACCTGAATGGGAAGGTTATGTAACTTTAGAAATTTCAAATACTACTCCTTTACCTGCAAAGATTTATGCAAATGAAGGTATTGCACAAGTTCTTTTCTTTCAGGCTCAAGAACCTTGTCAAATATCTTATGCAGACCGTAAAGGTAAATATATGAAACAAACAGGAATAACTTTACCTTTAGTTTAA
- a CDS encoding ankyrin repeat domain-containing protein — MKIKIVMLILSLTLSNIFSMQKDEQESELIEAAFNNSIEVIERLLKQGVDVNEKNKSGNTALMIAAANGNTEILGMLIYMAKANVNIQDCYGNTPLMWAVVKGYTEIVNILINANADVNIQNHEGRTALIYAVGEENKDIVKILVKANADLNIKDHKDKTALIYAKERNREDIANFLILTTLAKIVECLGGTTL; from the coding sequence ATGAAAATTAAAATAGTAATGCTCATCTTAAGTCTTACCTTAAGTAACATATTTTCTATGCAAAAAGATGAACAAGAAAGTGAGTTGATAGAAGCCGCTTTTAACAATTCTATAGAAGTTATAGAACGTCTATTAAAGCAAGGTGTGGATGTTAATGAAAAAAATAAATCTGGCAATACAGCACTAATGATAGCAGCTGCAAATGGCAATACAGAAATACTAGGAATGCTTATTTATATGGCAAAAGCTAACGTTAATATTCAAGATTGTTATGGAAATACTCCTTTGATGTGGGCAGTTGTAAAGGGATATACAGAAATAGTTAATATCCTTATTAATGCAAATGCTGATGTTAATATTCAAAATCATGAGGGAAGGACTGCTTTAATATATGCAGTGGGAGAAGAGAATAAAGATATAGTAAAAATTTTGGTTAAAGCTAATGCTGATCTAAATATTAAGGATCATAAAGACAAAACTGCTTTAATATACGCTAAGGAAAGAAATAGAGAAGATATAGCAAATTTTTTAATACTTACCACTCTTGCAAAAATAGTTGAATGTTTAGGGGGAACCACACTGTAA
- a CDS encoding ankyrin repeat domain-containing protein, with protein sequence MKIKFKLLGTLLLMSVFSKIMSMEMEEDSRKRKRDQESEELIRNIRSRIELSDLPPEVRLHILNQGILSIIKHNAQQENGVFHPLKGVKDFIDPILQLNTEYRSLKDDLLKNTAKMVKQVFAPEFSNNSQEEQVNLDNELKAILEGEYNQENEIRAAQLLIAGANPTLIIDFDTSDPERVYSHRLPIIAMISMTGKFSNLIPLLKAKRVDLDKKYTAHGNPLVGAIENKQLHVAKLLLENGANPNVQVIEDETPLMVAIRNLDIDAVELLLGLTEINLNLKNEQGETAQDIAIEEKDENEDEEDQELLDMIIKLIKEKKNKNE encoded by the coding sequence ATGAAAATTAAATTTAAATTATTAGGAACTCTGTTACTAATGAGTGTTTTTAGTAAAATTATGTCTATGGAAATGGAAGAAGATTCTCGTAAGAGAAAAAGAGATCAGGAATCAGAAGAACTCATTAGAAATATAAGATCTCGTATAGAGCTATCTGATTTGCCGCCTGAGGTTAGACTTCATATTTTAAATCAAGGAATATTGAGTATAATTAAACATAATGCTCAACAAGAAAATGGTGTTTTCCATCCATTAAAGGGCGTTAAGGATTTTATAGATCCTATACTTCAATTAAATACAGAGTATAGAAGCCTTAAAGATGATTTATTGAAAAATACTGCCAAAATGGTAAAGCAAGTTTTTGCTCCTGAGTTTAGCAATAATAGTCAAGAAGAACAGGTTAACTTAGATAATGAACTTAAAGCTATTTTAGAAGGCGAATATAATCAAGAAAATGAAATCAGAGCTGCCCAATTATTAATCGCAGGCGCTAATCCTACTTTAATAATTGACTTTGATACATCTGACCCTGAAAGGGTATACTCTCATAGATTACCTATTATAGCTATGATTTCAATGACTGGAAAATTTAGTAATTTAATTCCATTATTAAAAGCAAAAAGAGTAGATTTAGATAAAAAGTATACAGCTCATGGTAATCCTTTAGTAGGAGCAATTGAGAATAAACAATTGCATGTAGCAAAATTGCTTCTTGAAAATGGAGCAAATCCTAATGTTCAAGTTATAGAAGATGAAACACCATTAATGGTAGCAATCCGTAATTTAGATATCGATGCTGTAGAATTATTACTTGGATTAACAGAAATAAACTTAAATTTAAAAAATGAACAAGGCGAAACAGCCCAAGATATTGCCATAGAGGAAAAAGATGAAAATGAGGATGAAGAAGATCAGGAGCTTCTTGATATGATTATTAAATTAATTAAAGAAAAGAAAAATAAAAATGAATAA
- a CDS encoding ankyrin repeat domain-containing protein has translation MNKTSRFKFLLSILILVDITLPLFSMEEDSHKRKREEEQQEVIRNIRSRIELSDLPLEVRLHIINQGILSIIKHNAQQENGIFDPLKEVKEFISSVSLINREYNSFKNEFLKNARKLAKQVFAPEFSNNSQEEQVNLDNELKAILEGEYNQENEIKAAKLIIAGASPNVMIEIKTSTGIYQVPIILAISFIGKFKNLIDLLARYKANFNYQLKNGNTALINSIILGYDDISKMLIDNGADVNIKNKEGNTALMLAIIRNRLDIVKELIFHGADVNARGLENNTALMLAITFERIPIIYTLIDHGAEINVANDEGLTPREIANQLKLDSIVELIDSKVEK, from the coding sequence ATGAATAAGACAAGTAGATTTAAGTTTTTATTAAGTATATTGATATTAGTTGATATAACTTTACCATTATTTTCTATGGAAGAAGACTCTCATAAAAGAAAAAGAGAGGAAGAACAACAAGAAGTCATTAGAAATATAAGATCTCGTATAGAGCTATCTGATTTACCTCTTGAAGTTAGACTTCATATTATAAATCAAGGAATATTAAGTATAATTAAACATAATGCTCAACAAGAAAATGGTATTTTTGATCCATTAAAAGAAGTCAAAGAATTTATATCTTCTGTTTCTCTGATTAATCGAGAATATAATAGTTTTAAAAATGAATTCTTAAAAAATGCCAGAAAACTTGCAAAGCAAGTTTTTGCTCCTGAGTTTAGTAATAATAGTCAAGAAGAACAGGTTAACTTAGATAATGAACTTAAAGCTATTTTAGAAGGTGAATATAATCAAGAAAATGAAATCAAAGCTGCTAAATTAATTATTGCTGGTGCTAGCCCGAATGTAATGATTGAAATAAAAACATCAACAGGAATTTATCAAGTTCCTATAATCCTGGCAATTTCATTTATTGGTAAATTTAAAAATTTAATTGATTTATTAGCAAGATATAAGGCTAATTTTAATTATCAACTTAAAAATGGCAATACGGCTTTAATTAATTCTATTATTTTAGGTTATGATGATATATCAAAAATGCTTATAGATAATGGTGCTGATGTTAATATTAAAAATAAAGAAGGTAATACAGCTTTGATGCTTGCAATAATAAGAAATAGATTAGATATTGTTAAAGAACTTATTTTCCATGGTGCTGATGTTAATGCAAGAGGACTAGAAAATAATACGGCTTTGATGCTTGCAATTACTTTTGAACGGATACCTATTATATATACTCTTATTGATCATGGTGCAGAAATAAATGTTGCTAATGATGAAGGATTAACTCCTAGAGAAATTGCAAATCAACTTAAATTAGATTCAATAGTAGAATTAATAGATAGTAAAGTAGAGAAATGA
- a CDS encoding ankyrin repeat domain-containing protein, with protein MKNYKLLVVFLLICSSAYIYCGKEKDTEENISENFQNQCIFFEGKEKLNIVLKNLKDIILNNTIFNPLNGIKEYIDSIADQEIYKKSLIETAKIFSRKHFIQEKINSDLKKILENYSPENEIIAAMLIIEGADPNISVNFKVGTQNYTLPVIIMISITNKFKKLVPLLASYGADLNYKLENNGNALKNSIILGYDDISKMLIDNGADLNIKDKEGNTPLMVAVIRNKENIVKELISHGADVNVKGEKGYTALMWAVNLKRTTIIKDIIESGANVSIINDQGLTARDIAFEKGYLDIYDIIFQVYLAKLVDKI; from the coding sequence ATGAAAAATTATAAATTATTAGTAGTTTTTTTATTAATATGCTCATCTGCATATATCTATTGTGGTAAAGAAAAAGATACTGAAGAGAATATATCAGAAAACTTTCAAAATCAATGTATTTTTTTTGAAGGAAAAGAAAAATTAAATATCGTGTTAAAGAATTTGAAAGATATTATTTTAAACAATACTATATTTAATCCTTTAAACGGTATTAAAGAATATATAGATTCTATTGCTGATCAAGAGATATATAAAAAATCATTAATAGAGACAGCAAAGATTTTTTCTAGAAAGCACTTTATACAGGAAAAAATTAACTCTGATTTAAAAAAAATTTTAGAAAACTATAGTCCTGAAAATGAAATTATAGCGGCTATGTTGATTATAGAAGGAGCAGATCCTAATATATCTGTTAATTTTAAAGTCGGTACTCAAAATTATACATTACCTGTGATAATAATGATTTCGATAACAAATAAATTTAAGAAATTAGTTCCTTTACTTGCTAGTTATGGAGCAGATCTGAATTATAAACTTGAAAATAATGGTAATGCTTTAAAAAACTCTATAATACTTGGTTATGATGATATATCAAAAATGCTTATAGATAATGGAGCTGACCTTAATATTAAGGATAAAGAAGGAAATACTCCCTTGATGGTTGCGGTAATAAGAAACAAAGAAAATATTGTTAAAGAACTTATTTCTCATGGCGCGGATGTTAATGTTAAAGGAGAAAAAGGCTATACTGCTTTGATGTGGGCGGTAAATTTGAAAAGAACAACTATTATTAAAGACATTATTGAAAGCGGAGCTAATGTTTCTATAATTAATGATCAAGGTTTAACTGCCAGAGATATAGCTTTTGAAAAAGGTTATTTAGATATCTATGATATCATTTTTCAAGTGTACTTAGCTAAATTAGTTGATAAAATTTAG
- a CDS encoding ankyrin repeat domain-containing protein, whose amino-acid sequence MRHIVLVSLSILIFFKSNISSNIDELPIELKNKILFITSNSADLKSALQNYFKVGLINKDFHGIVQDQTNIDILISTYFKDKKISSSSMLREWIKTAPSIKNQDVIKKIVIALRKINIDIDKKDVKGNTRLIKAVNHKTPVLVKELLVAGANPNVPDKDQWTPLIFAVHNKDLDSTKSLLSYNAKTDMQDNYGYTALMWASQQNQPLIVKEILKYKVDLNLKNKNGDTALIIASWLGHKSIVELLLNSNEVDINLQNGLGNTALMLAIENNHKDIVRLLLKNHANISIHNKKFETAFDIAQRKGYKDFQNLLLKIKKQ is encoded by the coding sequence ATGAGACATATAGTACTAGTCAGTTTATCGATTTTAATATTTTTTAAAAGCAATATTAGTTCTAATATAGATGAATTACCAATAGAGTTAAAAAATAAAATTTTATTTATAACATCTAATTCAGCAGATTTGAAAAGTGCTTTACAGAATTATTTTAAAGTTGGATTAATAAATAAAGATTTTCATGGTATAGTTCAAGATCAAACAAATATCGATATTCTTATCTCCACTTATTTTAAGGATAAAAAGATTAGCTCTTCATCAATGCTTAGAGAGTGGATAAAGACTGCTCCTTCTATCAAGAACCAAGATGTAATTAAGAAAATAGTAATTGCTCTAAGAAAAATCAATATAGATATTGATAAGAAAGATGTAAAAGGCAATACACGATTAATTAAAGCTGTTAATCATAAAACTCCAGTACTAGTAAAAGAGCTTTTAGTGGCAGGAGCTAATCCTAATGTACCTGATAAAGACCAATGGACTCCGCTAATTTTTGCAGTGCATAATAAAGATTTGGATTCTACAAAAAGTCTTCTATCTTATAATGCTAAGACAGATATGCAAGATAATTACGGTTACACGGCTTTAATGTGGGCTTCTCAACAAAATCAGCCTCTTATAGTGAAGGAAATCTTAAAGTATAAGGTTGATTTGAATCTAAAAAATAAAAACGGTGATACAGCATTAATAATTGCCTCATGGTTGGGACATAAATCAATTGTAGAACTTTTACTCAATAGTAATGAGGTTGATATAAATTTACAAAATGGGTTAGGCAATACAGCCTTAATGTTAGCAATAGAGAATAATCATAAAGATATAGTAAGACTTTTACTGAAAAATCATGCTAATATAAGTATTCATAATAAAAAATTTGAAACTGCTTTTGATATTGCCCAAAGAAAAGGATATAAAGATTTTCAAAACTTGTTATTGAAAATTAAAAAACAATAG
- a CDS encoding ankyrin repeat domain-containing protein: MKKVIFLLILSILTTNLISMDRCLINDYLEEKQEDDFIAICVGDTDETLSKNQEIPDFKEEDFVNVSVSDQEQDLDSDWILCKNKEIITFHELPDKIILTVLYNLYSKDLRNIILGLKNLKQVNKLLYNLINNNIGDILLNNINNLLKSSLTLNYNILVDWSCLMPKIKNLNLVILITNLLKLLDIKNNVYKRTLLIYAIIGQQEESVINTIIDILGESEINEPDAHKQTPLMYACRLGLVNIVKILLEENADINAVDNKKQTALMIAQKQGHKNIEKLFLNN, translated from the coding sequence ATGAAGAAAGTCATTTTTCTGTTGATTTTATCTATTTTAACAACAAATTTAATTTCTATGGATAGATGCTTAATCAACGACTACTTAGAAGAAAAACAAGAAGATGATTTTATTGCTATTTGTGTTGGAGATACAGACGAAACATTGTCCAAAAATCAAGAAATACCTGACTTTAAAGAAGAGGATTTTGTTAACGTTTCTGTTTCTGATCAAGAGCAAGATTTAGACAGCGATTGGATATTATGCAAAAATAAAGAAATTATCACCTTTCATGAACTACCTGATAAGATTATATTAACCGTATTATATAATCTTTACTCAAAAGATTTAAGAAACATAATCCTAGGATTAAAAAATTTAAAGCAAGTTAATAAGTTATTATATAATTTGATTAATAATAATATAGGCGATATTCTTTTAAATAATATTAATAATCTTCTAAAATCTAGTTTGACTTTGAATTATAATATACTAGTAGATTGGTCTTGCTTAATGCCTAAAATAAAAAATTTAAATTTAGTTATATTAATTACTAATTTGTTAAAATTATTAGATATAAAAAATAATGTCTATAAGCGTACATTATTGATATATGCAATTATAGGTCAGCAAGAAGAAAGTGTGATAAATACGATTATTGATATCTTGGGTGAATCAGAAATTAATGAACCGGATGCTCATAAACAAACTCCTCTTATGTATGCTTGTCGGTTAGGTTTGGTAAATATAGTAAAAATACTTTTAGAAGAGAATGCGGATATTAATGCTGTTGATAATAAAAAGCAAACTGCTTTGATGATTGCGCAGAAACAAGGTCATAAAAACATTGAAAAGCTCTTTTTAAATAATTAA
- a CDS encoding ankyrin repeat domain-containing protein yields MNKIVVYEDYTPVRKAKKAIQQPNHKAFSFTSFTSDIATLKSIINFNKLKLYKKIPIKLSHGDRVAFKENPNFNNLPSSIKLLIFSLIEIKSFTEMLKQISCLFRTNFELMNIINGNYYYIINVMVKNYVQNLNCKEKNNILGQWINLMPKLESRKKILNSIQYALKLNGIDVNKDIDLLIAIKKATVEKTLKSYNTVKLLLDKNANVNAQDSIGNTCLIWATYCQNSMLVKLLLDYQADPNIKNKARDSALIIALKQGNSDIVKLLLNNNADITIRDANGTSAIELAKNILLNE; encoded by the coding sequence ATGAATAAGATAGTAGTTTATGAAGATTATACTCCTGTGAGAAAGGCTAAGAAAGCGATTCAACAACCTAATCATAAAGCTTTTAGTTTTACTTCATTTACTTCAGATATTGCAACTTTAAAAAGTATTATCAATTTTAATAAATTAAAACTTTATAAGAAGATACCAATTAAACTATCTCATGGAGATAGAGTCGCTTTTAAAGAAAATCCTAATTTTAATAATTTACCAAGCTCAATTAAATTGTTAATTTTTTCTCTTATAGAGATTAAAAGCTTTACAGAAATGTTAAAACAAATTTCATGTTTATTTAGAACAAATTTTGAACTAATGAACATTATAAATGGCAATTACTATTATATCATTAATGTTATGGTGAAAAATTATGTTCAAAATCTAAATTGTAAAGAAAAGAACAATATACTTGGTCAATGGATAAATTTAATGCCTAAATTGGAAAGTAGAAAAAAAATATTAAACTCTATTCAATATGCTTTAAAATTAAATGGTATTGATGTAAATAAAGATATTGATTTATTAATTGCTATTAAAAAAGCAACTGTTGAAAAAACTTTAAAATCTTATAATACGGTTAAGCTTTTATTAGATAAAAATGCCAACGTTAATGCTCAAGATAGTATTGGAAATACATGTTTAATTTGGGCAACTTATTGTCAAAATAGTATGTTAGTAAAATTGTTGCTTGATTATCAAGCAGATCCTAACATAAAAAATAAAGCAAGAGATAGTGCTTTAATAATTGCTTTAAAGCAAGGTAATTCCGATATAGTAAAGTTGCTTCTTAATAATAATGCAGATATCACAATTAGAGATGCTAATGGCACTTCTGCTATAGAACTTGCCAAAAATATACTTTTAAACGAATAA
- a CDS encoding ankyrin repeat domain-containing protein yields the protein MKLNKKKFIITAIIFFNFYNCYGQHNVFSLLPAELKVRILCCNIKNIIKSNNKFSPLNKVNIFLNIIAQVDKDLNSIVQYIRSQDIVKKIVSKVWAKKERTLDKSELNSRLKCILEDKYNQEKEETAAQLIIAGADPNLMIDQDCYISILIFIAIKGSFKNLINLLIDYGADINVVDSKGMNALMISAFYNYEDIVEVLLETKIDINAQEPYYQKTALMLAVQQNNENIVNLLIKKRANTNIQNKYGNTALIEAVYSNNINLISLLLANGASFEIKNCCGKTAYDIAFERNQLETVELMRQTCKLTLCLIF from the coding sequence ATGAAGCTGAATAAAAAAAAATTTATAATAACTGCTATAATTTTTTTTAATTTCTATAATTGTTATGGTCAACATAATGTCTTTTCTTTATTGCCAGCAGAATTGAAAGTAAGAATTTTGTGTTGTAACATAAAAAACATAATAAAAAGTAACAACAAATTTAGTCCACTTAATAAAGTAAATATCTTTTTAAATATAATAGCTCAGGTCGATAAAGATTTAAATTCAATAGTACAATATATAAGAAGTCAAGATATAGTTAAAAAAATTGTATCTAAAGTATGGGCAAAAAAAGAAAGAACTTTAGATAAATCTGAACTTAATAGTAGATTAAAATGTATTTTAGAAGATAAGTATAATCAGGAAAAAGAAGAAACAGCAGCACAATTAATAATAGCAGGAGCAGATCCTAATTTAATGATTGATCAAGACTGTTATATATCAATATTGATATTTATTGCTATAAAAGGATCATTTAAAAATTTAATTAACTTATTAATAGATTATGGAGCAGATATTAATGTTGTAGATTCTAAAGGAATGAATGCTTTAATGATATCCGCTTTTTATAATTATGAAGATATAGTTGAAGTATTACTAGAGACTAAAATAGATATTAATGCTCAAGAACCTTATTATCAAAAAACTGCTCTAATGCTTGCTGTGCAGCAAAATAACGAAAATATAGTAAATTTATTAATTAAAAAAAGAGCTAATACTAATATTCAAAATAAATATGGTAATACAGCTTTAATAGAAGCTGTTTATAGTAATAATATAAATTTAATATCATTACTTTTAGCAAATGGAGCAAGTTTTGAAATTAAAAATTGTTGCGGGAAGACTGCTTATGATATTGCTTTTGAAAGAAATCAACTGGAAACAGTAGAACTTATGCGTCAAACTTGTAAATTAACTCTGTGTTTAATTTTTTAA
- a CDS encoding ankyrin repeat domain-containing protein, with protein MKTNFIFLNILIFTLHLNLFSMKSLSTIKCPLLENFLESGVREIIRCNSILNPLRNIDIFWHRTLSSNPDIKGLEYYLTILTLKLTRDYFCPELKRLSEKQLDQKLENFLVKILKNPKKYKSDYDTDIAKLIIAGANPNLVVNINCEKFQFKGTLLMLIAQGKISKNLINLLISYGVDIDFQDDQGKTALMLAIEYRNYDMARILIKGGASVNSQDDAGNSALSYMAMFSRKKLLKLLINNGANVNIINKNQRTPLMLSVMNNKKNKGIIRKLVKYGANINFADQSGESPLTYAEKLGNTKIKDLLLNQNI; from the coding sequence ATGAAGACTAATTTTATTTTTTTAAATATCTTGATCTTTACTTTACACCTAAATCTTTTCTCAATGAAGTCTCTATCTACTATAAAGTGTCCTTTATTAGAAAATTTTTTAGAAAGTGGAGTTAGAGAAATTATCAGATGTAATTCAATTTTAAACCCTTTGAGAAATATAGATATATTTTGGCATCGCACTTTATCAAGTAATCCAGATATTAAAGGTTTAGAGTACTATTTAACCATATTGACTTTAAAATTAACACGAGATTACTTTTGTCCTGAATTAAAAAGGCTATCTGAGAAGCAGTTAGATCAAAAATTAGAAAACTTCTTAGTTAAAATTCTAAAAAATCCAAAAAAATATAAAAGTGATTATGATACAGATATTGCTAAATTAATAATAGCAGGAGCAAATCCTAATTTAGTTGTAAATATAAATTGTGAAAAATTTCAATTTAAAGGTACTTTATTAATGCTGATTGCTCAAGGTAAGATATCAAAAAATTTAATTAATTTGTTAATAAGTTATGGAGTAGATATTGATTTTCAAGATGATCAGGGTAAAACTGCTTTAATGTTAGCTATTGAATATAGAAATTATGATATGGCTAGAATATTAATAAAGGGCGGTGCTAGCGTTAATAGTCAAGATGATGCTGGAAATTCTGCTTTAAGTTATATGGCCATGTTTAGTAGAAAAAAATTACTAAAGCTTTTGATAAATAATGGAGCAAATGTAAATATAATTAATAAAAACCAAAGAACTCCCTTGATGCTTTCAGTTATGAATAATAAAAAGAACAAGGGAATAATAAGAAAACTTGTCAAATATGGAGCAAATATTAACTTCGCTGATCAGTCTGGAGAATCTCCTTTAACCTATGCAGAAAAGTTAGGAAATACAAAAATTAAAGATTTATTGTTAAATCAAAATATCTAA